The genomic stretch ttggtcttaacccacacaaccaacttccctcgCCTCGAGCAGCCGAatgaagacaatgggatggacgcgtggtacgccatccttcggatgcaggagtacataaagtacgcagatgacatgttgctgccgcagAGTCTCGGAGAGAGGTTtttaaacatggcggatgtccccgatagagagattagaaagaactggggtcgcatccagcagttcatttgcacggtaatcgtgcatgatgtcaacaataggtctggcgagttcttctacggctacggtctaccacctaatgacgagatagaactccgcttggagatgtcgcgtgatgagaggcctttcaacacgcttgagggctgccatccattcccccctaggcgtacaacctgatcctacgatgggaacactattgctaaagcttgaacgatatgtctttgaacttccgtattgtaatacttgctacatattcccatagaatcgacttgttgcttttatttagttgtattgatgtgcatgtgaacaggtgtctatagtttcatttagtttgctatatatttcaagattatgccgtagataccttaataattatttgcatttactcgacccctacttgcctcgtatttggagtttgccgatgattagaatgttcggtcactagtacactcgggggtggagccagtgagccttggtgcgatggccacaagtatcaatctattgtgcatcctacctagcctcactgactccatccctggatgttaatatgtgtttcgaccgacaaattatgaggcacgctatttaagtcgtactacttgtcttttatttgagtttgcacttcttaattgcattggccgatgattaaaatgtttggtcacttgtacactccggggtggggccagtgaggcttggtgtgatggccacaaatatcaatctattgtgcatcctacctagcctcgctgaccccatccctgtatgttattatttatttcgaccaacaaagtatgaggcacatgctatttagttcatactacttgtctcttatttgagttcgcacttgttcattgcgttggccgatgattagaatgtttggtcacttgtacactcggggtggggtgagtgaacctagtgtgatggcacaaatatcaatctgttgtgcatcctacttggcttcacttacctcatccctgaatgttactatttgtttcgaccgacaaagtatgaggcacatgctatttagttcatattacttgtctcttatttgagttggcacttgttaattgcattggtactaacgttttatttgtcttgtgcatggagatgccgacgacatatgtcgtgtacaagggagggttcccggagtctacgacgatcgggaggactgtcggagacaggtgcaccgcttcagcggcaacagcctacaagggataccccactagggtggaggcggaaggaagatacgcccgttatctagcgggagagatgagggacatgaggaggaaccggatgaagaccatggccttcgtgatgatggtcatcgtgaccatgttggtcatgttctatgtgattgtagtttaggttagtagctacattgtgaggtgtatgacgacacttgtgacgactatgtatcgagacttctaactttgtgaaacttcgtccttcggtgttgcatatgcacatgtgttgtatgaatcaacattccggaaccagacttgcgtatttgtgtattgataccgaaatgagactggctctctatgtgcttctcatattgcatgttctgctgtataaatatgaattgtgttgtaaatatatactcgttgtcaaatatgtattctaatatgcttGGGAAAAATCTGAAAAAGAATTTTCGCatattattgccggcgcacctacatGCCTcgctgccggcgcacgtggcatgcgccgatGCTGCAAGCACTCTGCGCGGCGCAGTGCTGCAGCTGCGCCGGTGGAACTTgccctttgccggcgaagctaCGATGGCGCGCCGGCATAGCATgacctatcgccggcgcactgcctggtgcgccggcagtggccagttatcaccggcccgttcgcagcggcgggctcgtggtgcgccggcaatgggccttttaggtgcgccggcaataggcctttcccttgtagtgtagtgtaaacaagaaaccaaatgtcgcaattgcagagtctaaaggaaatagcttcgagtacttacaacggcgccggaaaatagcttagtagccgagatccggagtgtgagtaccttttaccattcctccccggcaacggcgccgtgaaaatagcttgatgtctactcacgcttcttttcctcgtagacgatgttgggcctccaagagcagaggtttgtagaacagacagcaagttttcccttaagtggatcacccaaggtttatcgaactcggggagaaagaggtcaaagatatccctctcaagcaaccccgcaaccacaaagcaagaagtctcttgtgtccccaacacacctaataggtgcactagttcggcgaagagatagtgaaatacaagtggtatgaatgaatatgagcagtagtacggcgccgaaaaTAGCTTACTCGGCGtgcgttgatggtagtaatattgtaggaagtaaacaagcgtagtaacgcagcagatagtaacgcaagaaaacaagaaacaagcagcgatagcaagtatttaggaacaaggcctagggattagactttcactagtggacactctcaactttgatcacataacagaatagatagatgcatactctacactctcttgttggatgatgaacacattgcgtaggattacacgaaccctcaatgccggagttaacaagctccacaattcaatgttcatatttaaataaccttagagtgcatgaaagatcgatacgactaaaccaattactaacttagcatgcacactgtcaccttcacaccagttaggaggaatagatcacatcaataccatcatagtaatagttaacttcataatctacaagagatcataatcatagcctacgccaagtactaacacggatgcacacactcgtcaccattacaccgtgcgggaggaataaaactactttaataacatcactagagtagcacatagataaattgtgatacaaaacatattgcaatcataaagagatataaataagcacttcactacgccattcataacagtgaataagtattctgtgaaatatagcctaagagacccacacggtgcacacactgtcacctttacacccgtgggacaaggagtctccggagatcacataagtaaaactcacttgactagcacaatgacatctagattacaagcatcatcatatgaatctcaatcatgtaaggcagctcatgagattattgtattgaagtacataggagagagatgaaccacatagctaccggtacatgccccgagcctcgatggagaactactcctcttcatgggagcaagcaggcgttgatgaagatggcggtggagatggcagcggtgtcgatggagaagccttccggggcacttccccgctccggcagggtgccggaacagagactcccgtcccccggatcttagcttcgcgatggcggcggctccggaaggtttctcgtgggtttcgtcctccgtaatagggttttcgcgacggaggctttaaataggcggaagggcagcctcggaggggctcggggccaccacaccatagggcggcgcggcccccctccggccgcgccaggtgtggtgtggggcccccgtggcttcctccggcgCTCTCggggttctggatggttccgggaaaaataggaacatgggcgttgatttcgtccgattccgagaatatttcgttactaggatttcgaaaccaaaaacagcagtaaaacagaactcggcactttggcatcttgttaataggttagttccagaaaatgcacgaatatgacataaagtgtgcataaaacatgtagatatcatcaataatgtggcatggaacataagaaattatagatacgtttgagacgtatcagcaacctctctttgccatcggacaccgatagcAAGGGGAAGTCgccgggatggcgccattggtgggatagaaCTGCCACGCCGAGCAGCTGGAGGAGGGGGAAGCCGTCGCCGACGACGGACAGGACGAGGAGGGGGACGTCGTTGCCACTCGATggccaggacgaggaggaggaaaaggaagaggatggAGATGTCAGGTAGAGAcggttggaggaggccgaggaggcggcggcaaagaagaaggcaaggcccgggcgaaggcggaggcgcggCAAATGTggcaccgacgacgacgaagacaccAATGACTACTCCTCTGAGGGGGACACAAGCTCGTCGAACGCGTCGACCGCCACTAGCTCTTCCGAGGATGTGACCGGCAGGAAACGCCTCCGTGAGGATGACGAGTAGGAAGCACCTCCGTAAAGAAGAAGTAGCTAGTTTAAAAGTTAGTTTGAACATATTTTTCTGCACTTCGTATGTTTAATTTGTTTTTAACATGTTGCACTAATTTCAAAATATCGAGTCTACCTAGAAATGTGAATATCTCAACCGTGTCTACCATGATGAACATTTTTTTTCTCTCTAGTTTCAAAATAGAGCACATGTTAGCCTCGACGGACGAAATGTATCGGCCCACTAGGttgcccccgacgcaaacggacaatcTTGGCCTGGCAATCATTTCGGTGTCCGCGGACCGACTTAAACGGACGTAGCCGGTCGATTTTAGCGCTCGATTTACGTCgttccgttggagatgccctaaggacaCGGAAACAACCTGCAGCCTTCTTTTTCACTTGGTTTATTGCAGTGCATCAATTTTATTTTGGTAAATAAAATGTATTACTAACGTGAACATGCAAATTATATTTAGCCCTGCAACAATGAGATGTTCGAATATTACAGATAGCACATcctaaaataaaaggaagaagaagaagaagaaggaggaggataaGAAAAAGAATTGGAGAGAGATTTGGGACACATGGGCACAAATGatatttattcaaataaaatctaAAATCGTATATTTGAGTTTAAAAAAATCTCAAAATGAAAAGCATATTACCGATGATGTATTCCACgaacgtgtaaaatatcaatttcaaattCTCCGTACTTTATATTTTGAGATAcgcaaaaataacaaaagtgtagatctgagtagttattttcaaatctccaaaatatatcagattttatcatttttgtctaacacaaaataaaaagaatttcgaGTTGAGATTTTGCGTGATGTGAGATGTATCACTCACAACGTccagaattattttcagattttttgataacttgtaaagatgtttaaaaaaattaaatgacAACAGCATTGGAGTTCGGGTGCCAAAAGCACTTTCCGAAAAGAGTGGCGCTATAGCAATCAATTTCTTTGTAGCTGTAGCACATTGGCCGCCCGATCCAAATGGCTCAGGCCGAAAATCCAAGGCCTGGCCCTGGAATGTAGGCCTAGCGGCCAACCCGTGGCCTGCTCGGCTTTCTAGCTTTTTAGTTCGGCCGAGCCATGCTTGGGCCTGGTTTTTAGCTACGTGCTTTTCTTGGCCCAAAGCCTAGCCCGGTGTACGTCAAGTAGGGttgtaaatggtacggataattaTCGCTTCGAACCCGCatccgtttttgaggatatgATATGCATTTTTACTTTTTTAGAAATCCATCGGATATGAATGCGGAAGCGGATAGTGCTCAGGCGGATATCCGGCGGATACGAtagaggatatggtattgatagacggatacggattatccgccattttttgcggattatccgaggtcCTCAATGAGGATAATCCGATAAAATTAGCCTAACCTTAAATATTTAGACAATATAGTTAGTTCATCGGCTAAAATATGTATGCTATTAGCACCCAATTTGCTTTGTTGTACAAATATATGTGTACATTTAGCTATAGCATATAATTACAAACATATTATACATAAAAAAAGCATGCTTCTATTTTTTATGTGTATATTTGCTTAATAATTCGCTTCCGATCCGAGTTCggtccgaatccgctccatatccgtaatccgatataatccgcatccgaccATTATCCGCTCTAATCCGAATCCGTCAtaaaaatatggtaaaggatatgatAATAGAAATATCCGATCcaatccgatccgtttacatctCTAACGTCAAGGTATAGTCAACACTGATCAGATTGTGGATCGGATCCCATAAAAAAATTCTCTGTATGGATATATATCCTTTAATCTACGACGGGCTCTGCCAATTTGCTCccatgcattcttttgttttgcgGGTTCTAATTAGTTTTGTTTGTATCATGCATTGAATAAGTTATCATATATTTATATTATTTAAAAACATCATTAGACTCTATGACAGACATAGAATATGCTCAAAATTCAAATTAAATATCAAATTAAAATTTATTTGAGGTCTAAAAGGGATGCCTGCATGCTGCTCACCTTAAAATCCTTCATTTTAACTTCATACTCCTACCTTCAACGTCAATTTAAGTTGTTTTCGTACGTAAAAGTAGCCTCCACAAACATGTAGGCTGCCAACACAAATTTCCACATTGTACCATACAAGATCACAAGAGAAACATCTCAAAAGATTTCTGCAACATCTGGTCTCATTCAATTCAATGGCACAAGAAGGTAGTGTCCCCAATTATTGCCAAAAAAAGGTAGTATGCCCTCTTAACTGAAGTATCCCGCCAAAAAAATGCCCAATTACAACAAATAATACGATTATTATAACAATGTCAAGAGTACCACAGCAAATGTAAGCTACGGTAAAATTGCTTAAACTCTGTCTACCAAAAGCCAACCACCATAATGCGAAGCTGCTGGAATGTTATTAAATGTGTCGAGCAAGGATGGATACTGTTTCCAATTAGAGATCTTATATGCCAATCTTCTTCTCAAACTTCTGGATTTGATTCAAGAAGATCCACGTCATCTGCACAAAGTAGCTTAATGAGTATGCTGCATGTTACGGATTAGAAACAAAAGTTAACTGTCTGTCATGTAGCCATTACCATGACATGGGGGGCAATCCTGACACAATATACAGGAAAGCCGGTGTAGAACTTCAACGGGCCACCGCTCTTTAAGGTTTGCATTGCACAGTCCAAAGACCCAGTGTATGGGTACTTTCCAGTCGCATCAGGCTGCATCTTTTGAATTTGAGTTTTCACAAAATCAAACGGCAAACTGCATGCCGCCGCAAAGAATCCAGAAATGGCACTGGCTCCTGCAAACCAAGTAAGAAATTTTATAATGGAGATGAATAGCCTAAATAGAAAAGCAGCAAACATATTATGCTCCCAAATAGTTTGTAGCATGGAGTGTTTGACAAAAAATATAAAACCTAGCATTTTCATTACATCCATCAACAACTGTTGACACCACTGAAATGGTAATAAGGTTAAAGGATTACTCGCACTGGTGTTGATAGTTGATGCGGTGTAAATTAAATGGATATTATAGTAGAAGGTGGAGAGAGGCTGCAGCAGCAGCAGTTGGGGTGTAAATTGTAACTGACAAAAGAGAAAGAATCTTGAACTAGTCTTACCAACAACAGTCGAAATTTCTCCAGCACCAAATTTGTCCCTGAATAGCTCAACACTCTGGTCATAGGACGCAAGCATACCCATATTCAGTGACATGGCTCTCACCACAGTTGGGCCAGCACCCTTCCAAAGTGCAAGGACACCTTCGTCAGCAGAGATACGGTAGAGTGCCTGAAATGCATTCTTGTAGTGACGCCGCTGTGCTGCTGGTAAGGTCGAATCAGCTTGCATCCTAATGAGCGCCAAATCAGCAGGACTACCAACAGTGGCGCCAATTGCTCCAGCAGTTAGGCCAATAAAGGCTTTCTGAATAAGTGGCAATGGCTTCCCATCATTTGCCTCAATTGCTTTGTTTGTCAGAACCCTAAGAGAAGAAATAAGATACCAAACTGCAAATTAGAAGCAATGCAATGATAAACCCAATTAATCCAACTCTAAAATGTACACATCAATTACAGAGATGGCACCGACCCAATATCAAAACCAGTTTAATAACTAGACACTCCATATCAAACTATCTATGGGTCGAATTGCCAAACAAAACATTACAACAATTTATTTGATCgtctacaaaaataaaataaaaagtaatGCTCTGAAAAAGAGAACCATAATATCACATTGTGATCCTAAAAGTCACTTAATCACTTAAAAGTAGCTCAGCTCATCAACCAGAGCTGTATAAGTAAGCATATTTCTGTGAGATATTAATCAGCAAGACAATACCAGCTAGCAAGCAGTATAGTAACTGGGTGCTTGGTTCTGTTGTTGTCCATGTAAAATATGTGCCACATGATATCAGTAAATGCGATGTCTGTTCAGGGTCTCATGATACCAGCAAATACCATCCAAAGTTTACCAAAAGTTTTGTTGTCGATGTACTTCATACTATAACATTTGGATGTACTTCATGCTATAACATTTGAATATGTAAAATTTCATAGCAAACAAGAGTTAAGGGACTTGTACAGATTATCATGTCATAGAGTGAAGTAAAGCACCAGCAACTGCAGGCTTTCCTGCATTTGACTGATATTCTAGAATTGCTGGCCTTAATGTATTAGGTGGAGGGACCTGGAGCTTTTGTGCAACTTGACAATTCATAGGATGATTATCCAGACATATGCATTTCTTTTAAAACAACAAGATACTACTAGAGAACCAGATCTTGGTTCATCAAATACTGTGCAAGCAATAAAATAAAAGCATCGACAATTTACAGTACTATCTTGGTTCATCAAATACTGTGCAAGCAGTAAAATATAAGAATTAACAATTTACAGTACTGTATCCATTAACCAAGCAAAACTATACAAACCTGAAGGATCCAAGACGAGCAGTTGTATAGGTAGCTTGCCTCAGTAAACCGGCTGACAAACCCTGTCAGAAAAATGCACAACTTGAAGCAACAACCCAATTGAAGAAACAGCAAATGCTGTGTTGTCCTAGGTGGAACACCACCACATATCTGGTGCTGCAAACAGTACGATTTAGCAACAACCCAATTGAAGAAACAGACATCTTGCCCCTAAAACTGTGACTACCTGATGATTTTGGGTGACTAGTGCCCCAAAGAATGGGAGTCCTTGTAACCCCATGTTTCTCATATTTAAGGTGAGAAATAAATGTACAGATTAGGAACTAAAATAGTAAATACTAAGGATTATTTTCATGTTAAATTTGTTTTAGTAAGACATTGCACAGTCGCTAGTAGACATGCACTGATGCCAGAAGGAAACCCAACATACAGCAACGATTTTCCCCGATAGGAATAAAAGCATCCCCGAGAACAAACCTTGTAAAAGGAACTAGGGCCACCTTCAGCAAG from Lolium rigidum isolate FL_2022 chromosome 4, APGP_CSIRO_Lrig_0.1, whole genome shotgun sequence encodes the following:
- the LOC124708516 gene encoding mitochondrial dicarboxylate/tricarboxylate transporter DTC-like, yielding MADAKQQAAAPSGVWKTIKPFVNGGASGMLATCVIQPVDMIKVKIQLGEGSAAQVTKKMLAEGGPSSFYKGLSAGLLRQATYTTARLGSFRVLTNKAIEANDGKPLPLIQKAFIGLTAGAIGATVGSPADLALIRMQADSTLPAAQRRHYKNAFQALYRISADEGVLALWKGAGPTVVRAMSLNMGMLASYDQSVELFRDKFGAGEISTVVGASAISGFFAAACSLPFDFVKTQIQKMQPDATGKYPYTGSLDCAMQTLKSGGPLKFYTGFPVYCVRIAPHVMMTWIFLNQIQKFEKKIGI